ATTGGCAAGCCCTTTTTTATGCTTTTTTTGTTTTTTCTTATCATTCGAATGAATTATCAACAAAAGCGGTTAAAATTGTAGGTTATTTCTACAATTCTTTATACTTATTTGCAAAAAGAGTGACTTTTTCCCAGTTTGTATACTCAACCTCTTTGGCCGTGTCGGTTTCACCACCAGTCATCGACATAATGAATTTAATCATCATCTTGTCGAACCAATTGTAACGCGGGTAATACAGAGCACCAGCAAACACTCCGATTAGCTCAGGTTGCCAAGGTGACTTTATTAGGAACTTACGAATATAAGCACTACCTTCAGGTGTATCTTTACCTTGGTCTTCTTTACGGGCAGTCAGGTTGACGCAAAAAAAAGCCACTTTATGTTCATTCAATTGAGCGAGATTTCGTTTTATAAACTCATAGAGCTTCTTATTTAAGTGGCCATAACGAATAGAAGCCCCAATCAAAACTCTATCGTACTCTCCAAAGTTAACCGTACCAACGTTATGTAAGTCGACGATTTCGCAATCGAACTCTGTCATCTGATTCTCAATGTAGCCGAGAATTTTTTTAGTTTGACCTTCTCGAGAGGAGTATAAAAACAATGCTTTTTTCAAGGTGACTCCTTAACTACGCCAAAATGTTGGTGTTAACAAAATAAGTAAAGTAAAGATTTCTAAACGACCAAAGAGCATCGATATGATCAGCACCCATTTGGCTGTATCGTTAACTTCAGCAAAATGC
This window of the Vibrio azureus genome carries:
- the hemG gene encoding menaquinone-dependent protoporphyrinogen IX dehydrogenase is translated as MKKALFLYSSREGQTKKILGYIENQMTEFDCEIVDLHNVGTVNFGEYDRVLIGASIRYGHLNKKLYEFIKRNLAQLNEHKVAFFCVNLTARKEDQGKDTPEGSAYIRKFLIKSPWQPELIGVFAGALYYPRYNWFDKMMIKFIMSMTGGETDTAKEVEYTNWEKVTLFANKYKEL